CGCCGACGCGGTCTCCGGCGTCGGCGGCGACCTGTGGTCGGTGCAGTTCACCGGGCCCGCCGAGATCGTGCACCCCTGCCCCGAGCAGGAGCGGCTGTTCGGGACCGCGCCCGTCTCGGTCGACGGGCGGCCCTTCGCGCCGGCCTATCTCCGGATCGATCCGCACTTCGTCACGGAACACACGCTGAACTTCTGAGGTATCCAGTCCTTCCGGAAGGCGTCGGACGGCGCCCTTAGCGCACCTCCTGGCGTGACCGCAACTCCGCCGAGCGGACACGCAGAGTGATCTAACATCTGGTAAGTGCCGCGCTCATATGTCACCCGTCCACCTGTTCCCCCGGTCGGCGAGGTGCTGCGCCGTTACCCGAACGTGGGCGAGCCGCTCGCCTGCGAGCCGATCACCAAAGGCCTGCTGAACCACGGATACCGCGTCTCGACCACGAGCGGGTCCTACTTCCTCAAGCACCATCTCGACAAGAAGCACCTGGGCGACCCCAGCGGCGAACGCGCCGCGATCGTGCGCCAGCACCGCGCCACCCAGCGCCTGCAGTCGCTCGGCGTGCCCGTCGTCCCGCCCCTGACGGACACCCGGGGCGACACCGTCACCGTGATCGGCGAACGGTGCTACGCCCTGCACCCCTGGGTCGACGGCCTCCACCGGGTCGGCTCCCAGCTGACCCTCTGCCAGTCGCGTCGGCTCGGCGCGCTCCTGGGGACCGTGCACACCGGCCTGGAACAGGTGATGGCGCCGCGTGACGGCCCGCATCCGGCGAGCCCGCCCGCCCGGCCGGGGCACCGCAGCCCGGACGCCGCCGACACCTTCGCGCTGATCGACGACCTGCTGGCCGCCGCGCGCGGGCAGGGCGGCCGGGACGCCCCCCGCGACGCCTTCGACGAACTCGCCGTGCACCGGCTCGTGGAGCGCCGCGCCCTGCTCGAACAGCACGCCCACCGCCGCCCGCCCGCCCCGGACGGGCCCGCCACCGGCTGGGTGCACGGGGACTTCCACCCGCTGAACCTGCTCTACCGGGGCACCGACCCGGTCGCGATCGTGGACTGGGACCGGCTGGACGTACAGCCGCGCGCCGAGGAGGCGGTCCGGGCGGCGGCGATCTTCTTCGTCCGCCCGGCCGGGCAACTGGACCTCGCGAAGGTACGGGCGTACGCCCGCGCGTACCGGCGGGCCGCCGGGGCGGGCGCCGCCGAGCTGGCGGCCGCCGTGCACCGGGTGTGGTGGGAGCGGCTCAACGACTTCTGGATACTCCGCTGGCGCTACCGCCTCGACGACCGCAGGGCCGACCCGCAGTTCCCCGCGGTGTCGGCCCTGGCGGTGTGGTGGACGCGGGAGTACGAGGCGGTGTGCACGGCCTTCACGGAGTGAACCGGTGCACCACCGCGTGAGCCCGGCGCGCGCCACGAGGGCGCACGCCGGGCTCAGGGCTGGTGCGGTGGTGCGTTATCCCGTCGTGGCGCCGAGTGCCGTCTCGCCGGGCGTCGTGCCCGTACCGCCGTCGTCGCCGGCCCCGCCGTCGTCGCCGGCGCCGCCCGGGGTACCGGGGTCGGTGGCGGGGTCGGTGGGCTCACCGGTGGGCTCGCCGGTGCTGCCCTCGTTGGTGTTGCCGTCCGAGGTCCCGGGGTCCGAGCCGGTCGGGGTCGGGGACGGGGTGAACGAGGGCTCGCTCGGGGTCGGGTCCGGGTTGTACGGCGGCGGGTTCGGCTGCGTCTGGCCGCCGGTGGAGGAGGTGCCCGGGTCCTCCGGCTCGTCGCTCTCCTCCTCGGACGGCTCCTCCGAGGGCTCCTCCTCCTCGGACTGGCTGACCGAGGTGGACGGCGTGACCGGGTCCTTCTTCCCGCCGTCGTCCTTCGCCGCGCTGAGGGCGAAGGCGACCCCCGCGCCGATCGCGATCAGCGCGAGCAGGACGAAGAGCCACATCTTGCCGCGCCCGCCGGAGCGCCGGCCGCCGCCGTCGTAGCCCCCGTCGTCCGGGTTGTACGGCGGCAGGATCGGGCCCTGCGAGGTGTCCCCGTGCATGGGGTGGCCCATCGCGCGGGTGGAGCCGGACATCCCGTGCGGCGGGGTCTGGCCCCCCTCGTGCAGCGCGACCGGGCCGGTGTTCCACGTGCCCGTGTGGCCTCCCTGCACCTGGAGCATCTGGAGGCTGTACTGGACGAGCCCGCGCATCTCCTCGGCGCTCTGGAACCGGTCGTCCGGGTCCTTCGCCAGCGCGCGCATCGCCATCCCGTCCAGCTCCGGCGGCACCACGTCCGAGACCTCGGACGGCGGCACCGGGATGTCCTGGACGTGCTGGTAGACCACCGAGAGCGGGGTCTCACCGGTGAACGGGGGCCGCAGGGCCAGCAGTTCGTAGAGCAGGCAGCCGGTGGCGTACAGGTCGGACCGGTGGTCGACGGCCTTGCCGAGCGCCTGCTCGGGGGAGAGGTACTGCGGGGTGCCCATGACCATGCCGGTCTGGGTCATCGTCGACTGCGCGCCGTGCAGCGCGCGGGCGATGCCGAAGTCCATCACCTTCACCGCACCCGACTCCGTGATGATCACGTTGGCGGGCTTGATGTCGCGGTGCACGATCCCGTGCTGGTGCGAGTACGCGAGGGCTTCGAGCACCCCCGAGACGATGATCAGCGCCTGCTCGGGAGGCGGGGCCTCCGCGGTCAGGAGCAGATCGCGGATGGTGCGGCCCTCGACCAGCTCCATCACGATGTACGGAACGGTCTGGCCGCCCACGACGTCCTCGCCGGAGTCGTACACGGCGACGATCGCGTGGTGGTTGAGGCCCGCGACGGACTGTGCCTCGCGGGTGAAGCGCGCCTTGGAGACCGGATCCTCGGCCAGGTCGGAACGGAGCAGCTTCACCGCGACCGTACGTCCGAGCCGGACGTCCTCCGCCGCGTAGACCTCTGCCATGCCGCCCCGGCCGAGCCGGTAGGTCATCCGGTAACGTCCGTCACCGACGACGCCGCCGACGCCCCAGGAGTCGGTGCCATCCGAAACTCCGCCGCCGTTTGCTTCGGAATCGGGTGCCATCAGTCCTCGCCGTCGTATCTGTCCGCGCGTCCGCGGGTTCTCACGGTGCCTTGCTGCATTGCCACGTCACGCTACAGCCTCCGCCGGACACCACGGTTCCGCCGAGGCAGGATCATCGGACCGCCCGGCGCGTCCTCCACATGAATTCGATGCGTTTCCTGTAACGCTTCCGAGACGCTTCCTGTGCGTAGGGTCACGGAACGGGCACCCGGCTTGACGTGTCGGACCCCTGGGGCAGACTTGGCGCGTAATCGCGTTGTACGGAACCGCGTCGCACGCAACCACGTCAGACAGAAACGACGTCGGACAGATACGACGACGTCAGATACGACGACGTCGGACAGATACACCGCGTGCGACCGCGCGCCGCCGAGGGGGATGCAAGTCATGAGCCAGGACGGCGCACAGGGCCGCTATGCGGGCGGGGCGGTCGCGGGCGGCCGCTACCAGCTGCGCGACCTGCTCGGCGAGGGCGGGATGGCGTCCGTGTACCTGGCCTACGACTCCGCCCTGGACCGCCAGGTCGCGATCAAGACCCTGCACACCGAGCTCGGCCGCGAGCAGTCCTTCCGCGAGCGCTTCCGGCGCGAGGCGCAGGCCGTCGCCAAGCTCCAGCACACCAACATCGTCTCCGTCTTCGACACCGGCGAGGACGAGCTCGGCGGTGCGCTGATGCCGTACATCGTCATGGAGTACGTCGAGGGGCAGCCGCTCGGCTCGGTGCTGGCCGCCGACATCCGCGCCCACGGCGCGATGCCGGCCGACAAGGCCCTCAAGGTGACGGCGGACGTGCTCGCCGCGCTGGAGACCAGCCACGAGATGGGCCTGGTCCACCGGGACATCAAGCCCGGCAACGTGATGATGACCAAGCGCGGCACCGTCAAGGTCATGGACTTCGGCATCGCCCGTGCCATGCAGTCCGGTGTCACCTCGATGACGCAGACCGGCATGGTCGTCGGCACCCCGCAGTACCTCTCCCCCGAGCAGGCCCTCGGCCGCGGCGTCGACGCCCGGTCCGACCTGTACTCGGTCGGGATCATGCTCTTCCAGCTGCTCACCGGCCGGATCCCGTTCGACGCCGACTCCCCGCTGGCCATCGCGTACGCGCATGTGCAGGAGGAGCCGGTCGCGCCGTCCAGCATCAACCGGTCGGTCACCCCGGCGATGGACGCCCTCGTCGCCCGCGCGCTCAAGAAGAACCCGAACGAGCGCTTCCCCAGCGCCGCCGCGATGCGCGACGAGATCGCCCGCGTGCTGAACGCCTCCGGCGGCCAGACCGGCTCCCCGATGATCGTGGCCGGCAACGGGCCCGCCAACAGCGGCTCCGGCGTCGGCTCGGCGGTGTTCCCGCCGGTCGACCAGAGCGCCCCGGCGCCCCAGAGCGTCCAGACGCCGTACCAGCCCCAGGCGCACCAGCACCAGCACCAGCCGGGCCCGTACGGCCAGCCGACCCCGGCGCCCACGCCGAGCTACGGCTACCCGCAGGCGGGCCAGGGCTATCAGGCCCCGGGCCCGCTGGCCCACCAGACCCCGCCGCCGTACGCGGTCGGGCCGCAGCACTCGACGGCCGTGGGCACCACCGGCGGCGGCTCCAAGCGGAACATGCCGGTCGTCGTCGGGTCGATCGTCGTCGCGCTGCTGGCCGTCGGCGGCCTGATCACCGCGATCGCCCTCCAGGGCGGCAAGGACGACGAGGCGGGCAAGGGCGGCGACCCGGGCACCAGCGAGGTGGAGGGCTACCGCCCGCCCGAGCGCAACCGGACGATGAAGGACACGGAGTGCACGAGCGCCTCCGAGGACTCCAACGACCCGGCGAAGGTCCAGGCGCCGAACTTCGTCTACAAGGACATCCGGTCCGCGAAGGCGTGCGCGGCCGCCGCGGGGTGGACGATCAAGGAGATCGAGGAGAAGGGCAACACCTACGCCGACGGCCAGGTCGTGGGGCAGTTCCCGTCCTCCGGCGCGGCGATCCCCGAGCGCGGCGCCCACTTCGAGCTTCAGGTGTCCACGGGCAGGCCCTCCTGATCCACCCCGTCGTCCGGCCGGTCATGCGCCGGTCATCCGTCGGCAGCGCCCGGCCGGGCGCTGTCCGAAGGTGACCGTTGCCGGTCCACGGATCTCCGTCCCTGACCGCTGTCAGAGCACTATCAGGGCCCGTACTTCCGGATCCCGCGTCCGGGATGCCGGATGAAGGGGCCCATGTGACGCTGATCTCATGGCTCCAGGACTTCCGGCCGCATGGTCGTCGAGGTGTGCGGTCTGTCTGATGGCGGTGGCCGGAGCGGCGCTGGGGCCGCTGGGCGGCTCCGCCCACGGCGCACCGGCGCCCGACGGCCCGTCCCGCACCGCCGCGTCCCCCGCCCCCGGGACGTCGAGCCCCGCCGCCACCACCTCCGCGGCCCCCTCCCGCCCGACCGCGCCACGCCCCGTACGGTCGGGCCCGGCGTCCCTGTCGGCGCTCCCCTCCGCCCGGCCGCAGCCGTCCGGCGTCCCGGTCTCCGGGGCGCCGGGAACCGGCCCGGCCCCGTCCTCCCCGTCAGCGACCGGGCACGGCGCGCAGGCCCCCGCCGGACCCGGGGCCGACGCGCCGGACTCCACCTCCTCTCCTTCCGCTTCCCCCGACGTATCGGGCTCGACCGCCCCGTTGGCCGGGCGCGAGGCCGGGGCGGGCAAGGCGCGTCCCGGGCGTTCGCTGACGCCGCTGGAGCTGGCCCGGGCCGAGGAGCCGGTGCCGGAGGACGAGCCCGACGCGGACCTCGCAGAACCGGTTGACCTGCCCGTTTCCACCCCGCCGCCCAGCGCCTTCACCGATCCGGGGACCCGGTCCGGACAGGCCCTGGACGCCGCGTCCGTCCGCCGGGTGCAGCAGGTCTCGCTCGGGACGGGCATCGCGCTGGTCGGGCTGGGGCTCGGCTTCCTCGCGTTCCGTATGCGCCGGGCGAACTGAACGTCGCGACTCCCGGTCACGCTGTCCCGAACCGCGCCGACGGGACGCCGGCGAGACTTGCCAGGACGAACATACTCGGTATACATACTCAGTATGTCCATTCGCCACGGCCTGCTGGCCCTACTGGAGCAGGGTCCCCGTTACGGGTCCCGGCTCCGCACCGAGTTCGAGTCGCGCACCGGCTCCACCTGGCCCCTGAACGTCGGGCAGGTCTACACGACGCTCAGCCGCCTGGAGCGCGACGGCATGATCGTCCAGGAGGGCTCGGACGACGCCGGGCACGACCTCTACGCGATCACCGACGAGGGCCGCACGGAGCTGCGCACCTGGTTCGAGACGCCGGTGGACCGCACCAGTCCGCCGCGCGACGAACTGGCCATCAAGCTCGCCATGGCCGTCGGGGCGCCGGGCGTCGACATCCGCGACGTCATCCAGTCCCAGCGGCACCACACGCTCAAGGCGATGCAGGACTACACCCGGCTCAAGGCCCAGGCCCTGGCCGACGTCCCGGCCAACCGCGACGAGGTCGCCTGGCTGCTCGTCGTGGAGCAGCTGATCTTCCAGGCGGAGGCCGAGGCCCGCTGGCTCGACCACTGCGAGTCCCGGCTCGTCCGCCTCGCCGAGGCCGCCGCGACCGAACCCTCCGCCGAACCCGGCCCCGCGGCCACACGCGGCCCGGCCCGCTCACTGGCCGGCCGCACCCGGTCCAAGCGCTGACGCCGACGCCCGCCGCACCGGCGGGCACCCGTCCCGGCACCGCCGCCCGCATCCCCGCCGGCTCCGCCGGCTCCGCCGCCCCTACCCGACCCACGTCGTTCCCAGGGGGGAACCACCCACCATGCCCTCGTACGCCACACCCCCGCACCCGCCGTCCTCCGGGACGCCCGGCGGCGGCCCCGTACTCGAACTGCGGGCGCTGACCCGTACCCACGGCTCCGGCATCGCCGAGGTGCACGCCCTGCGCGGGATCCACCTCGCCGTGCACCCGGGCGAACTGGTCGCCGTGATGGGCCCCTCCGGCTCCGGGAAGTCCACCCTGCTGACCCTGGCCGGCGGGCTCGACACCGCCACCAGCGGCCAGGTCGTCATCGAGGGCCAGGACATCGCCGCCCTCGGCCCCAAGGGCATGGCCGCCCTGCGCCGCCGCAGCGTCGGCTACGTCTTCCAGGACTACAACCTCATCCCCGCCCTGACCGCCGCCGAGAACATCGCGCTGCCCCGCGAACTCGACGGCGTCTCCGTGCGCAAGGCCCGCAAGGAGGCCCTCGCCGCGCTGGCCGAGCTGAAGCTGGAGGAGATCGCCGACCGCTTCCCCGACGAGATGTCCGGCGGCCAGCAGCAGCGCGTCGCCATCGCCCGCGCCCTCGTCGGCGACCGGCGCCTCGTCCTCGCCGACGAGCCGACCGGAGCGCTCGACTCCGAGACCGGCGAGGCCGTCCTCGCCCTGCTGCGCACCCGCTGCGACCAGGGCGCGGCCGGCGTGATGGTGACCCATGAGCCCCGGTACGCGGCCTGGGCCGACCGGGTCGTGTTCCTCCGGGACGGCTCGATCGTCGACCAGACCCTGACCACCGGGGCCGACTCCCTGCTCTCCGCCGGAACCGCCGAGGCCGCCACGTGAACCCGCTCCCCGGCTGGCGCGCCGCCTTCCGCATAGCCCGGCGCGACGCCGTACGGGCCAAGGGCCGCAGCGCCCTGGTCGTCGCGATGATCGCCCTGCCGGTCCTCGGCGTGACCGCCGCCGACCTCGCCTACCGCAGCGCGCTGCCCACCAAGGCCGAGGAGCTGACGGGGGACCTGGGGTCGGCCGACGCCCGGTTCTCGGCCACGGGCCTGGGCCCGATGAAGCTGCAGCAGATGCCCGACGGCGTCAACTGGGGCACCCCCGAGGGCGCCCCGGACCCGACC
The nucleotide sequence above comes from Streptomyces sp. NBC_01116. Encoded proteins:
- a CDS encoding phosphotransferase, whose protein sequence is MLRRYPNVGEPLACEPITKGLLNHGYRVSTTSGSYFLKHHLDKKHLGDPSGERAAIVRQHRATQRLQSLGVPVVPPLTDTRGDTVTVIGERCYALHPWVDGLHRVGSQLTLCQSRRLGALLGTVHTGLEQVMAPRDGPHPASPPARPGHRSPDAADTFALIDDLLAAARGQGGRDAPRDAFDELAVHRLVERRALLEQHAHRRPPAPDGPATGWVHGDFHPLNLLYRGTDPVAIVDWDRLDVQPRAEEAVRAAAIFFVRPAGQLDLAKVRAYARAYRRAAGAGAAELAAAVHRVWWERLNDFWILRWRYRLDDRRADPQFPAVSALAVWWTREYEAVCTAFTE
- a CDS encoding protein kinase; the encoded protein is MAPDSEANGGGVSDGTDSWGVGGVVGDGRYRMTYRLGRGGMAEVYAAEDVRLGRTVAVKLLRSDLAEDPVSKARFTREAQSVAGLNHHAIVAVYDSGEDVVGGQTVPYIVMELVEGRTIRDLLLTAEAPPPEQALIIVSGVLEALAYSHQHGIVHRDIKPANVIITESGAVKVMDFGIARALHGAQSTMTQTGMVMGTPQYLSPEQALGKAVDHRSDLYATGCLLYELLALRPPFTGETPLSVVYQHVQDIPVPPSEVSDVVPPELDGMAMRALAKDPDDRFQSAEEMRGLVQYSLQMLQVQGGHTGTWNTGPVALHEGGQTPPHGMSGSTRAMGHPMHGDTSQGPILPPYNPDDGGYDGGGRRSGGRGKMWLFVLLALIAIGAGVAFALSAAKDDGGKKDPVTPSTSVSQSEEEEPSEEPSEEESDEPEDPGTSSTGGQTQPNPPPYNPDPTPSEPSFTPSPTPTGSDPGTSDGNTNEGSTGEPTGEPTDPATDPGTPGGAGDDGGAGDDGGTGTTPGETALGATTG
- a CDS encoding protein kinase, translated to MSQDGAQGRYAGGAVAGGRYQLRDLLGEGGMASVYLAYDSALDRQVAIKTLHTELGREQSFRERFRREAQAVAKLQHTNIVSVFDTGEDELGGALMPYIVMEYVEGQPLGSVLAADIRAHGAMPADKALKVTADVLAALETSHEMGLVHRDIKPGNVMMTKRGTVKVMDFGIARAMQSGVTSMTQTGMVVGTPQYLSPEQALGRGVDARSDLYSVGIMLFQLLTGRIPFDADSPLAIAYAHVQEEPVAPSSINRSVTPAMDALVARALKKNPNERFPSAAAMRDEIARVLNASGGQTGSPMIVAGNGPANSGSGVGSAVFPPVDQSAPAPQSVQTPYQPQAHQHQHQPGPYGQPTPAPTPSYGYPQAGQGYQAPGPLAHQTPPPYAVGPQHSTAVGTTGGGSKRNMPVVVGSIVVALLAVGGLITAIALQGGKDDEAGKGGDPGTSEVEGYRPPERNRTMKDTECTSASEDSNDPAKVQAPNFVYKDIRSAKACAAAAGWTIKEIEEKGNTYADGQVVGQFPSSGAAIPERGAHFELQVSTGRPS
- a CDS encoding PadR family transcriptional regulator, yielding MSIRHGLLALLEQGPRYGSRLRTEFESRTGSTWPLNVGQVYTTLSRLERDGMIVQEGSDDAGHDLYAITDEGRTELRTWFETPVDRTSPPRDELAIKLAMAVGAPGVDIRDVIQSQRHHTLKAMQDYTRLKAQALADVPANRDEVAWLLVVEQLIFQAEAEARWLDHCESRLVRLAEAAATEPSAEPGPAATRGPARSLAGRTRSKR
- a CDS encoding ABC transporter ATP-binding protein — its product is MPSYATPPHPPSSGTPGGGPVLELRALTRTHGSGIAEVHALRGIHLAVHPGELVAVMGPSGSGKSTLLTLAGGLDTATSGQVVIEGQDIAALGPKGMAALRRRSVGYVFQDYNLIPALTAAENIALPRELDGVSVRKARKEALAALAELKLEEIADRFPDEMSGGQQQRVAIARALVGDRRLVLADEPTGALDSETGEAVLALLRTRCDQGAAGVMVTHEPRYAAWADRVVFLRDGSIVDQTLTTGADSLLSAGTAEAAT